A window of the Burkholderia sp. 9120 genome harbors these coding sequences:
- a CDS encoding LysR substrate-binding domain-containing protein, whose amino-acid sequence MRRKIPSNSALLAFEAAARHGSFARAAEELALTEGAISRQIGRLEVFLGVALFERVGNRVRLAPNGTRYAVQVRETLDRLERDSLYLMGQSSDGASIDIAAIPTFATRWLIPRLKRFQSQHPNITVHIAERMEPFILAGSGFDAAIHFEHPAWAGMRLHPLLEEVLVPVCSPALLADADANVSLDELPRLHRRQNPDAWQLYAEEVGIVLTNSAVGARYDLHSMLIEAALAGLGVALVPRLYIGAELEQGRLVAPWPESKTIAKNFCLVLPEAIELSEEPLQVFAKWILHEAGRLGDL is encoded by the coding sequence ATGCGACGCAAGATCCCAAGCAATTCCGCGCTCCTGGCTTTTGAGGCCGCGGCTCGACACGGCAGCTTCGCCCGCGCGGCCGAGGAATTAGCGCTGACCGAGGGCGCCATTAGTCGTCAGATTGGTCGATTGGAAGTGTTTCTAGGTGTCGCTCTGTTCGAGCGTGTTGGAAATCGGGTTCGGCTCGCACCCAACGGCACGCGATACGCGGTGCAGGTTCGCGAGACTCTCGATCGGTTGGAACGGGACAGCCTTTATCTGATGGGGCAGTCCAGCGACGGCGCAAGTATTGATATCGCCGCCATTCCGACCTTTGCCACCCGCTGGCTTATCCCACGGCTGAAACGCTTTCAGAGTCAGCATCCGAACATTACCGTGCATATCGCGGAACGTATGGAACCGTTCATTCTTGCTGGTAGTGGTTTCGACGCAGCAATTCATTTTGAGCATCCGGCATGGGCGGGTATGCGATTGCATCCTCTGCTGGAAGAGGTGCTTGTACCCGTCTGTAGCCCGGCGCTTCTCGCCGATGCCGATGCGAATGTTTCGCTGGATGAACTGCCGCGCCTTCATAGAAGACAAAATCCGGACGCGTGGCAGCTTTACGCAGAAGAGGTCGGCATCGTGCTGACTAATTCAGCGGTTGGCGCACGTTACGATCTTCATTCCATGCTCATAGAAGCGGCGCTAGCGGGTTTGGGTGTTGCGTTGGTGCCGCGTCTTTATATCGGGGCAGAGCTTGAACAAGGCCGTTTGGTCGCGCCTTGGCCGGAGAGCAAAACGATTGCCAAGAACTTTTGCCTCGTTCTTCCTGAAGCGATCGAATTGAGTGAAGAACCACTTCAGGTATTTGCGAAATGGATTCTTCATGAAGCCGGGAGGCTTGGCGATTTGTAG
- a CDS encoding methyl-accepting chemotaxis protein encodes MSFRRNQRAFIIEASTPTTRTDTTRTAPIQCITAPIHSFRPPSQPSQTFASTAITPTKHQPHPARCLLLCNYKTATTGTTTMSNPLEIVELTHHVKKLATGKISDINDINRETTFLALNALIEAARAGNAGRGFAVVANQVKHVSARIGEITTVLNRELAGSLTKLTDLGDSMIERLRSHEGQRCADLALNMIDVIDRNLYERSCDVRWWATDSAVVDCLATATPETRAHASHRLSVILDSYTVYRDLWIIDAEGNVVANGRPDTYAVHGRNVADASWFRSALKTPSGADFVAGDIESLPLLKHAQVATYATAIRENGAVDGKPLGALVVFFDWAPQASAVVKGVRLTEEEWRRTRCMIVNASHRVIASSDDTGVLDEQFRLNTDGRSAGFYQLSDGRTVSFAATPGYESYRGLGWYGVIVQSPATV; translated from the coding sequence GTGTCCTTCCGTCGCAACCAACGCGCCTTCATCATCGAGGCAAGTACGCCCACCACCCGCACCGACACCACCAGAACCGCACCCATCCAGTGCATCACTGCCCCCATTCATTCCTTCCGCCCACCCTCCCAGCCCAGCCAAACGTTTGCCTCCACCGCAATCACGCCAACAAAACACCAACCTCACCCGGCCCGATGCTTGCTTTTATGTAACTACAAAACAGCAACCACCGGGACCACCACCATGTCGAACCCGCTCGAAATCGTCGAACTGACTCACCACGTCAAAAAGCTCGCCACGGGAAAGATCTCCGACATCAACGACATCAACCGCGAGACCACCTTCCTCGCCCTCAACGCCCTAATCGAAGCCGCCCGCGCCGGCAACGCCGGCCGAGGCTTCGCGGTCGTCGCGAACCAGGTCAAACACGTATCCGCGCGCATCGGTGAAATCACAACGGTACTCAACAGAGAACTTGCGGGATCCTTGACCAAGCTGACCGATCTCGGCGACAGCATGATCGAGCGTCTACGCTCACACGAAGGCCAACGCTGCGCCGACCTTGCACTGAATATGATCGACGTGATCGATCGCAACCTGTACGAACGCTCTTGCGACGTCCGTTGGTGGGCCACTGACTCGGCAGTGGTCGACTGCCTCGCTACCGCCACCCCGGAAACACGCGCCCACGCATCGCACCGCTTGTCGGTCATTCTCGACAGCTACACGGTCTACCGCGACCTATGGATCATCGACGCCGAAGGCAACGTCGTCGCCAATGGTCGGCCGGACACCTACGCAGTCCACGGCCGCAACGTCGCCGACGCAAGCTGGTTCCGAAGCGCGCTAAAAACCCCATCGGGAGCAGACTTCGTTGCTGGGGACATCGAGTCCTTGCCGCTGCTGAAACACGCTCAAGTTGCCACCTACGCCACCGCGATACGCGAGAACGGCGCAGTCGACGGCAAGCCGCTCGGCGCGCTGGTGGTCTTTTTCGATTGGGCGCCGCAAGCATCGGCGGTTGTCAAAGGCGTGCGTCTGACCGAAGAAGAATGGCGACGCACGCGCTGCATGATCGTCAACGCGTCGCATCGCGTGATCGCCAGTTCGGATGACACAGGCGTGCTCGACGAGCAGTTCCGCCTGAATACAGACGGGCGGTCGGCCGGCTTCTATCAGCTATCCGACGGACGCACGGTTTCGTTCGCCGCGACGCCCGGCTACGAGAGCTATCGCGGCCTCGGATGGTATGGCGTCATCGTCCAGTCGCCGGCAACGGTATAA
- a CDS encoding TetR/AcrR family transcriptional regulator: protein MNTPSPVRSQILDHAVTLIMLRGYNGFSYRDLSNLVGIKTASIHYYFPSKDDLVLEAVSSYSDEVLSSMNAIGDTLPADAKLSKYTKLFGKTLGDGDQICLCGMLAADIESLPDDIRQAVQAFFKANERWLTKVLVQGVEEGTLAINGKPENAARALFAAYQGSVLASRLFKTKARLEDVETTVKVVG from the coding sequence ATGAACACGCCATCGCCCGTACGCTCGCAGATTCTGGACCACGCAGTCACGCTCATCATGCTGCGCGGCTACAACGGTTTCAGCTACCGTGACTTGTCCAACCTGGTTGGAATCAAGACGGCGAGCATCCACTACTACTTTCCGTCGAAAGACGATCTGGTATTGGAAGCGGTCAGTTCGTACAGTGACGAAGTGCTGAGTTCAATGAACGCGATTGGCGACACATTGCCCGCGGACGCCAAGCTCAGCAAGTACACCAAGCTGTTCGGCAAGACCTTGGGCGACGGCGATCAGATCTGCCTGTGCGGCATGCTCGCAGCTGACATCGAGTCGCTGCCGGACGACATCAGACAGGCAGTGCAGGCCTTTTTCAAGGCTAACGAGCGCTGGCTCACCAAAGTGCTGGTGCAAGGCGTTGAAGAAGGAACGCTGGCGATCAACGGTAAGCCTGAGAACGCCGCACGGGCGCTTTTTGCCGCCTATCAGGGCAGCGTGTTGGCGAGCCGGTTGTTCAAGACCAAGGCCCGGCTTGAAGACGTCGAGACCACGGTCAAGGTTGTCGGGTAA
- a CDS encoding organic hydroperoxide resistance protein, whose product MSIETVLYRAHAHATGGRDGRAVVPEGKLDFKLVTPRELGGAGGEGANPEQLFAAGYSACFLGAMKFVAARDKIALPKDVAIDGSVGIGAIPNGFGIEVELKISLPGMEREAAQTLVDKAHVVCPYSNATRGNIDVTLTLV is encoded by the coding sequence ATGTCGATTGAAACCGTTCTCTACCGCGCTCACGCTCACGCCACCGGAGGCCGTGACGGCCGTGCGGTCGTCCCCGAAGGCAAGCTCGACTTCAAGCTCGTCACGCCTCGTGAACTGGGCGGTGCCGGCGGCGAGGGCGCAAATCCCGAGCAGTTGTTCGCCGCGGGTTACAGCGCGTGTTTTCTCGGTGCAATGAAGTTCGTCGCGGCGCGTGACAAGATCGCCCTTCCGAAGGATGTCGCGATTGACGGCAGCGTCGGCATCGGTGCGATTCCGAACGGCTTCGGTATCGAAGTCGAACTGAAGATTTCGCTGCCGGGCATGGAGCGCGAAGCGGCTCAGACGCTCGTCGACAAGGCCCACGTGGTCTGCCCGTATTCGAACGCCACCCGCGGAAATATCGACGTCACGCTCACGCTTGTTTGA
- a CDS encoding alpha/beta hydrolase: MKTFKPLILAAAVLAANTSFAATTSPATPDAVTSQFLAALNSGKGPAINTLSPAKAREVLVGAQSGVKVDLSGIDVSNKTIEQDGISVPITIVKPQGATGTLPVFMFFHGGGWILGDFPTHERLVRDLVVQSGAVAVFVNYTPSPEARYPVAINQAYAATKWVAAHGSEIGVDGNRLAVVGNSVGGNMAAVVSLMAKDKHGPDIRFQGLMWPVTDNNFNDGSYNAFPEGHFLTRPMMKWFWDAYTKDQNQRNEIYASPLRASVDQLKGLPPALIQVAQNDVLRDEGEAYGRKLDAAGDEATTVRYDGTIHDFGLLNVLANDAPTKAATRQLANELKARLQ; the protein is encoded by the coding sequence ATGAAGACCTTCAAGCCCCTCATTCTTGCCGCCGCCGTTCTCGCCGCCAACACGAGTTTCGCCGCTACGACGAGCCCGGCAACGCCCGACGCCGTCACGAGCCAGTTCCTCGCCGCGCTCAACAGCGGAAAAGGGCCGGCAATCAACACGCTCTCGCCGGCGAAGGCCCGCGAGGTACTGGTCGGCGCGCAGAGCGGCGTGAAAGTCGACCTCTCCGGTATCGACGTGTCCAACAAGACGATCGAACAGGACGGCATCAGCGTGCCCATTACCATCGTCAAGCCGCAGGGCGCGACGGGCACGCTGCCGGTCTTCATGTTTTTCCACGGCGGCGGCTGGATTCTCGGTGACTTCCCGACGCACGAGCGACTGGTGCGTGATCTCGTGGTGCAGTCGGGCGCGGTGGCAGTCTTCGTGAACTACACGCCTTCGCCCGAGGCGCGCTATCCGGTCGCAATCAACCAGGCCTATGCTGCTACGAAGTGGGTGGCGGCGCATGGCAGTGAAATCGGTGTGGACGGTAATCGGCTCGCTGTGGTCGGTAACAGCGTGGGCGGCAACATGGCGGCGGTGGTCAGCTTGATGGCGAAGGACAAGCACGGTCCGGACATTCGTTTCCAGGGATTGATGTGGCCCGTCACGGATAACAACTTCAACGATGGGTCGTATAACGCTTTTCCGGAAGGGCACTTCCTGACGCGTCCGATGATGAAGTGGTTCTGGGACGCGTACACGAAGGATCAGAATCAGCGCAACGAGATCTATGCTTCGCCGTTGCGCGCGTCGGTGGATCAGTTGAAGGGACTGCCGCCCGCGTTGATTCAGGTTGCGCAGAATGATGTCTTGCGTGATGAGGGCGAGGCTTACGGCCGCAAACTCGATGCGGCCGGTGATGAAGCGACGACCGTGCGGTATGACGGCACGATCCATGATTTTGGTTTGCTGAATGTGCTGGCGAATGATGCGCCGACGAAGGCCGCTACTCGTCAACTCGCGAATGAGTTGAAGGCACGGTTGCAATAA